A genomic segment from Vibrio panuliri encodes:
- the rfaH gene encoding transcription/translation regulatory transformer protein RfaH — MKSWYLLFCKKQEQLRAKTHLENQGVDCFYPELEVEKNVRGKVKKVREPLFPSYIFINFDADVGPSFTTIRSTRGVVDFVRCGLSPQVVSEDLIVGLKAIDDSQRCVSEIPVSGDIVRVVSGQYLGVQAIYEEPDGERRSFLLINLLNNQVKISVENCHLDF, encoded by the coding sequence ATGAAGTCTTGGTATTTGCTGTTTTGTAAGAAACAGGAGCAGTTGAGGGCAAAAACTCACTTGGAAAATCAAGGGGTGGATTGCTTTTACCCAGAGTTAGAAGTGGAAAAAAACGTAAGGGGCAAAGTAAAAAAAGTACGAGAACCTCTATTTCCGAGTTATATCTTTATTAACTTTGATGCCGATGTTGGGCCATCTTTTACCACGATCCGTTCTACTCGGGGAGTTGTGGATTTTGTGCGTTGTGGGCTATCTCCTCAGGTAGTCAGTGAAGATCTAATAGTGGGTCTCAAAGCGATAGATGATTCGCAACGATGTGTGAGTGAAATTCCAGTTTCCGGCGATATAGTGAGGGTGGTTAGTGGACAATATTTAGGTGTTCAAGCCATCTACGAAGAGCCTGATGGCGAACGCCGTTCTTTTCTTCTTATTAACCTTTTGAATAACCAAGTGAAGATTAGTGTCGAAAATTGCCATCTTGATTTCTGA
- a CDS encoding electron transfer flavoprotein-ubiquinone oxidoreductase: MERECMEFDVVIVGAGPAGLSAACRLAQLNQQSDQEPLSICVIEKGSEVGAHILSGAVFETRALEELFPDWRTLGAPVTVAVQDDSLLYLTTEYNHVRVPHFLTPKPLQNSTDNYVISLANLCRWLAEQAESLGVEIFPGFAASSINYDANGVVTGINTSDMGRDKNHQPKSNFQAGIELKAQYTIFAEGCRGHLGKQLIKNFSLDKGKQPQHYALGLKEIWQMPADTTPPIGKVIHSTGWPLSESRTSGGGFVYHLDNNQVSIGLIVDLNYRNPYLDPFEEFQRFKHHPAIKQHLQGAERVAYGARAIAKGGISSLPKQQFHGGLLIGCDAGTLNVAKIKGSHSAMKSGLLAAEAIFHAFSTSEKVPDYQGRFEQSWLYEELYDTRNAGSYIHQFGTLLGGALSAFEHNLWHPLLKQPVPWTVHDKQHDHQQLRTSHDCLPINYPKPDGILSFDRPSSVFLSATQHEENQPCHLVLTDETIPIDVHLGQFDEPSQRYCPAGVYEFVEVNGKLNFQINASNCIHCKTCDIKDPSQNIRWQTPEGGGGPNYQNM; encoded by the coding sequence ATGGAAAGAGAATGCATGGAGTTCGATGTGGTTATCGTGGGGGCCGGTCCTGCTGGGTTAAGCGCTGCCTGTCGACTCGCTCAATTAAATCAACAAAGTGATCAAGAACCTCTCTCTATTTGTGTGATTGAAAAAGGATCTGAAGTTGGCGCGCATATACTATCTGGTGCGGTGTTTGAAACGCGCGCTCTAGAAGAGCTCTTTCCAGACTGGCGCACGCTTGGTGCCCCTGTCACGGTTGCGGTCCAAGACGATTCTTTACTCTATCTGACGACTGAGTATAACCATGTGCGAGTACCTCACTTTCTCACTCCCAAGCCGTTGCAAAACAGCACAGATAACTATGTGATTAGCCTTGCCAACCTGTGTCGCTGGTTGGCAGAACAAGCGGAGTCCCTTGGTGTAGAGATATTTCCAGGCTTTGCCGCTTCGAGTATCAATTACGATGCCAATGGCGTTGTCACTGGGATTAACACCAGTGACATGGGACGCGACAAAAATCATCAACCCAAATCCAACTTTCAAGCCGGTATTGAGCTTAAAGCCCAATACACGATTTTTGCCGAAGGATGTCGGGGCCATTTAGGCAAGCAACTGATTAAGAATTTCTCGCTAGATAAAGGCAAACAGCCACAGCACTACGCACTAGGTTTAAAAGAGATATGGCAGATGCCAGCAGATACCACTCCACCGATTGGCAAGGTAATACATTCAACAGGTTGGCCGCTCAGTGAGTCGCGTACTTCTGGAGGCGGTTTTGTTTATCATCTAGATAACAACCAAGTCAGTATCGGCTTGATTGTCGATTTAAACTACCGCAATCCTTACCTTGACCCATTTGAAGAATTTCAACGCTTTAAACATCACCCCGCAATTAAACAACATTTGCAAGGCGCAGAGCGAGTGGCTTATGGAGCAAGGGCGATAGCCAAAGGTGGGATATCTTCATTGCCAAAACAACAGTTCCACGGCGGTCTTTTGATCGGTTGCGATGCCGGAACACTGAACGTCGCGAAAATCAAAGGTAGCCATAGCGCAATGAAGTCAGGGTTACTGGCGGCGGAGGCCATATTTCATGCCTTTTCAACGTCTGAAAAAGTCCCCGACTATCAGGGTCGATTCGAGCAATCGTGGCTCTATGAGGAGCTATATGACACTCGCAACGCTGGGAGTTATATTCATCAATTCGGTACACTGCTCGGCGGAGCACTTTCAGCCTTTGAGCATAACTTGTGGCATCCGCTACTTAAGCAACCTGTACCGTGGACAGTCCACGATAAGCAGCATGATCACCAGCAACTGCGCACCTCTCATGATTGTCTGCCGATCAATTACCCCAAGCCTGATGGCATTCTTAGCTTTGATAGACCATCGTCAGTTTTCCTTTCTGCTACACAACATGAGGAAAATCAGCCATGCCATTTAGTTCTAACCGATGAAACTATCCCAATTGATGTGCATCTCGGTCAGTTTGATGAACCTAGTCAACGTTATTGCCCCGCCGGCGTCTATGAATTTGTGGAGGTTAACGGCAAACTCAATTTCCAAATTAACGCCAGTAACTGTATTCACTGCAAAACATGCGACATAAAAGACCCATCACAAAATATTCGCTGGCAAACTCCTGAAGGCGGTGGCGGACCTAATTATCAGAATATGTAG
- a CDS encoding alpha-ketoacid dehydrogenase subunit beta: MAEITLVEAVNLALHHEMDKDANVIVLGEDVGDNGGVFRATVGLKQKFGLRRVIDTPLAEALIGGVAVGMATQGLRPVAEFQFQGFVFPAMEHLICHAARMRNRTRGRLTCPAVFRAPFGGGIHAPEHHSESIEALFAHTAGFRVVIPSSPQRAYGLLLAAIRCNDPVMFFEPKRIYRTVKSNVLDNGEALPLDSCFTLRKGRDITLVTWGACVVESLQAAQALSELGIEVEVIDLASIKPMDTATIFRSLEKTGRLLVVHEASKTCGVGSELLARTAEHAMCLLKAPPKRVTGMDTIMPYYRNEDYYMIQQQDIVLAARELMEDWQ; this comes from the coding sequence ATGGCTGAAATCACCCTAGTAGAAGCAGTGAATCTCGCACTTCATCATGAGATGGATAAAGATGCCAATGTCATCGTTCTTGGTGAAGATGTGGGTGACAACGGCGGTGTCTTTCGCGCTACCGTTGGATTAAAGCAGAAGTTTGGGTTAAGACGAGTTATCGACACACCTCTTGCCGAAGCGCTGATTGGTGGCGTTGCGGTAGGCATGGCAACACAAGGGTTACGTCCCGTTGCTGAGTTTCAATTTCAAGGTTTTGTTTTTCCTGCGATGGAGCACTTAATTTGTCATGCCGCACGTATGCGCAACCGAACTCGTGGACGCCTCACCTGCCCTGCCGTTTTTCGTGCACCATTTGGTGGTGGGATCCACGCTCCTGAGCATCATTCTGAGAGTATTGAAGCGCTCTTTGCCCACACCGCAGGCTTTAGGGTTGTCATTCCATCCTCGCCACAACGCGCTTATGGACTATTGCTCGCAGCGATACGCTGCAATGATCCTGTGATGTTTTTCGAGCCCAAGCGCATCTATCGAACCGTCAAATCAAACGTACTCGACAACGGCGAAGCACTACCCCTGGATAGTTGCTTTACCTTACGCAAAGGTCGCGATATCACTCTCGTGACTTGGGGAGCATGCGTGGTTGAGTCTCTTCAGGCCGCTCAAGCACTCTCAGAACTCGGTATCGAAGTCGAAGTTATTGATCTTGCGAGCATAAAACCAATGGATACAGCGACTATTTTCCGCTCTTTAGAGAAAACTGGCCGCTTACTGGTGGTGCATGAAGCGAGTAAGACTTGTGGTGTTGGCAGTGAACTATTGGCACGTACAGCGGAGCATGCGATGTGCCTACTCAAAGCACCACCCAAGCGTGTAACGGGTATGGATACGATAATGCCCTACTACCGCAATGAAGATTATTACATGATCCAACAACAGGATATTGTGCTCGCGGCGCGAGAACTTATGGAGGACTGGCAATGA
- a CDS encoding dihydrolipoamide acetyltransferase family protein, translating into MKTFNLPDLGEGLAESEIVKWHINVGDVVKLDQVVLTVETAKATVDVPAPYSGKIVSRHGEEGDVVNIGALLLEIDDTGGDSASAEHAQTADAATVVGNVSQHTHSVNVDDFWIGGEHNTSIDELTSALPSARLLAQKLGVNLDHVKGSGPDGLIVDADIYHEAGKQRPGTEVLKGARRTMVATMAESHQNVASVTITEEAVLDGWSHDEDISIRLIQAIVHACQEEPAMNAWFDAETMTRCVHSTVNIGIAVDSRHGLYAPVLRHADEFQPHELRRWLDQTVQGIRERKLAREQLQHATITLSNFGAIAGIYATPVVTPPQVAIVGAGRIIEKVVIRHGQVTAIKAMPLSITFDHRACTGGEAARFTKALAQHLRKASHELTA; encoded by the coding sequence ATGAAGACATTCAACTTACCCGACCTAGGTGAAGGCCTTGCCGAGTCTGAAATCGTCAAGTGGCATATCAATGTTGGAGACGTGGTGAAGCTTGACCAAGTGGTGCTCACCGTCGAAACAGCAAAAGCAACCGTCGACGTACCTGCGCCCTACAGCGGTAAAATTGTCAGTCGCCATGGTGAGGAAGGTGATGTGGTCAATATCGGTGCACTATTGTTGGAAATTGACGATACTGGCGGGGATAGCGCCAGTGCGGAACACGCACAAACTGCGGATGCTGCCACCGTAGTTGGCAACGTCTCGCAGCACACTCATAGCGTAAACGTTGATGATTTTTGGATTGGTGGCGAGCACAACACCTCGATTGATGAACTCACTTCTGCCCTACCTTCAGCGCGTTTGCTCGCTCAAAAGCTTGGGGTAAATTTAGATCACGTTAAAGGCAGTGGACCGGATGGACTGATTGTTGATGCCGATATTTACCACGAAGCGGGCAAACAGCGCCCCGGAACTGAAGTTCTCAAAGGTGCAAGACGAACCATGGTAGCAACGATGGCAGAGTCCCATCAAAATGTTGCCTCAGTAACAATAACTGAAGAAGCGGTGCTCGATGGGTGGAGCCATGATGAAGATATAAGCATTCGTCTTATTCAAGCGATTGTCCATGCCTGCCAAGAAGAACCCGCGATGAATGCATGGTTTGACGCCGAAACCATGACCCGCTGTGTACACAGTACCGTCAATATTGGTATTGCAGTCGACAGTCGGCACGGTTTATATGCACCGGTCTTGCGCCATGCGGATGAATTTCAACCTCACGAGTTACGTCGATGGCTCGACCAAACCGTGCAAGGTATTCGTGAAAGGAAATTAGCCCGAGAACAACTACAACACGCAACAATTACACTATCAAACTTTGGAGCGATTGCCGGGATCTACGCCACGCCAGTGGTCACTCCTCCACAAGTTGCCATTGTTGGTGCGGGGCGAATTATCGAAAAAGTCGTTATACGTCACGGCCAAGTCACTGCCATAAAAGCCATGCCCCTTTCCATCACCTTTGATCACCGAGCATGTACAGGTGGCGAGGCGGCAAGATTTACCAAAGCTCTCGCACAGCACTTAAGGAAAGCAAGTCATGAGTTAACAGCGTAG
- a CDS encoding winged helix-turn-helix domain-containing protein, with protein sequence MKNNSITLILGNFTWDAESKKMERVQKENHPKVGEDITITPKQFRLLQCLYQAHPEVLQRKDIVDFVWESKPTSPESLPQLINRTRIVLEDTEKDILVNVPGVGYSLNFELSDKENQTSINEQTIPNELFPPSLGKKPGYKLLPKLALALFLGVTILNLWSTAKAYYYANQFKKVFQAVPYPHMNPLDDNRISIVIDDNECIYRKSTQILTCA encoded by the coding sequence ATGAAGAATAATAGTATCACTCTGATTCTCGGTAATTTCACCTGGGATGCGGAGTCAAAAAAAATGGAACGAGTCCAAAAAGAAAACCACCCAAAAGTAGGAGAAGACATTACAATCACGCCAAAGCAATTTCGTCTTTTACAGTGTTTGTATCAAGCACACCCTGAAGTGCTTCAACGCAAAGATATTGTTGATTTTGTCTGGGAGTCAAAACCAACCTCGCCAGAGAGTTTGCCACAGCTAATCAATCGTACAAGAATAGTGCTTGAAGATACTGAAAAAGACATTTTGGTTAATGTGCCAGGTGTGGGATATTCATTAAACTTTGAGTTATCAGACAAAGAAAATCAAACATCAATTAATGAGCAAACGATTCCAAATGAGTTGTTTCCTCCAAGTTTGGGAAAAAAACCAGGATATAAACTACTTCCAAAATTGGCACTTGCATTGTTTTTGGGAGTGACCATTTTGAACTTATGGTCGACAGCGAAAGCTTATTACTATGCGAACCAGTTTAAAAAAGTTTTCCAAGCTGTTCCTTATCCACATATGAACCCACTTGATGACAACCGAATTTCTATCGTAATTGATGACAATGAATGTATATATAGAAAAAGCACTCAAATTCTTACATGCGCATAA